The following proteins come from a genomic window of Syngnathus acus chromosome 15, fSynAcu1.2, whole genome shotgun sequence:
- the six2a gene encoding homeobox protein SIX2a: MSMLPTFGFTQEQVACVCEVLQQGGNIERLGRFLWSLPACEHLHKNESVLKAKAVVAFHRGNFRELYKILESHQFSAHNHPKLQQLWLKAHYIEAEKLRGRPLGAVGKYRVRRKFPLPRSIWDGEETSYCFKEKSRSVLREWYTHNPYPSPREKRELAEATGLTTTQVSNWFKNRRQRDRAAEAKERENNENSNNNNNNSSNNNSSSNALTSSLNGNKTLLGSSDEDKTPAGTPDHHTSPSPALLPGSAGGQLAPLHGLPPPPGPSAVLVSGGGGGGDSAHQHHQHHHHHHHAPHHHHLLPHHHGLHHDTILNPMSSNLVDLGS, encoded by the exons ATGTCCATGCTGCCGACTTTCGGCTTCACGCAGGAGCAAGTGGCGTGCGTGTGCGAGGTGCTGCAGCAGGGCGGCAACATCGAGCGCCTGGGCCGCTTCCTGTGGTCACTGCCGGCGTGCGAACACCTGCACAAGAACGAGAGCGTCCTGAAGGCCAAGGCGGTGGTGGCCTTCCACCGCGGCAACTTCCGCGAGCTATACAAGATCTTGGAGAGCCACCAGTTTTCGGCGCACAACCACCCTAAGCTGCAGCAGCTGTGGCTCAAGGCGCACTACATCGAGGCGGAGAAGTTGCGCGGGCGGCCGCTGGGTGCCGTGGGCAAGTACCGGGTGCGCCGCAAGTTCCCGCTGCCGCGCTCCATCTGGGACGGCGAGGAGACCAGCTACTGCTTCAAGGAGAAGAGCCGCAGCGTGCTGCGCGAGTGGTACACGCACAACCCCTACCCGTCCCCGCGCGAGAAGCGCGAGCTCGCCGAGGCCACTGGACTCACCACCACGCAGGTCAGCAACTGGTTCAAGAACCGACGCCAGCGAGACCGCGCCGCCGAGGCCAAGGAGAG GGAGAACAACGAGAActcaaacaacaataacaacaacagcagcaacaacaacagcagcagtaaCGCACTGACTTCGTCGCTGAACGGAAATAAAACTCTTTTGGGCAGCTCGGACGAGGACAAAACGCCCGCGGGCACGCCGGACCACCACACGTCGCCCAGCCCTGCACTGCTGCCTGGCTCGGCCGGCGGCCAGCTGGCCCCCTTGCACGGCCTCCCGCCCCCGCCCGGACCCAGCGCCGTCCTGGTGTCcggaggtggcggcggcggcgactcggcccaccagcaccaccagcaccaccaccaccaccatcatgctccccatcatcatcatcttcttcctcaccACCACGGGTTACACCATGACACCATCCTCAACCCCATGTCGTCCAACTTGGTGGACCTGGGTTCGTAG
- the six3a gene encoding homeobox protein SIX3a, producing MVFRSPLELYPSHFFLPNFADRPLLLANSAPAARSPEDLSMFQLPTLNFSPEQVASVCETLEETGDIERLGRFLWSLPVAPGACEAINKHESILRARAVVAFHTGNFRDLYHILENHKFTKDSHGKLQAMWLEAHYQEAEKLRGRPLGPVDKYRVRKKFPLPRTIWDGEQKTHCFKERTRSLLREWYLQDPYPNPSKKRELAQATGLTPTQVGNWFKNRRQRDRAAAAKNRLQHQAMGAGGMRSLSDAGLTPHSSAESPSTAASPTTSVSSMTERVDTGTSILSVTSSDSECDV from the exons ATGGTTTTCCGATCGCCCTTAGAGCTTTATCCCTCCCATTTCTTCCTGCCCAACTTCGCTGATCGCCCCCTGCTCCTGGCGAACAGCGCGCCCGCCGCCAGGTCCCCGGAAGACTTGTCCATGTTCCAGCTACCCACGCTCAACTTCTCCCCGGAGCAGGTGGCGAGCGTCTGCGAGACGCTGGAGGAGACCGGCGACATCGAGCGGCTGGGCCGCTTCCTCTGGTCCCTGCCCGTGGCGCCCGGAGCCTGCGAGGCCATCAACAAGCATGAGTCCATCCTGCGCGCCCGCGCCGTGGTGGCTTTCCATACGGGCAACTTCCGGGACCTCTACCACATCCTGGAGAACCACAAGTTCACCAAAGACTCGCACGGCAAGCTGCAGGCCATGTGGCTGGAGGCGCACTACCAGGAGGCCGAGAAGCTGCGCGGACGCCCGCTGGGTCCCGTGGACAAGTACCGCGTGCGCAAGAAGTTCCCGCTGCCTCGGACCATCTGGGACGGCGAGCAGAAGACGCACTGTTTCAAGGAGCGGACGCGGAGCCTGCTGCGGGAATGGTACCTGCAGGACCCCTACCCCAACCCCAGCAAGAAAAGGGAACTGGCGCAAGCCACCGGACTCACTCCCACGCAGGTCGGAAACTGGTTCAAGAACCGAAGGCAACGAGACAGAGCCGCGGCGGCCAAAAACAG GCTGCAGCACCAAGCCATGGGAGCGGGCGGCATGCGCTCCCTGTCCGATGCCGGCCTGACCCCTCACAGCTCGGCGGAGTCGCCGTCGACGGCGGCCAGTCCCACCACCAGCGTGTCGAGCATGACGGAGCGCGTGGACACCGGCACCTCCATCCTGTCCGTCACCTCCAGTGACTCCGAGTGCGACGTATGA